Proteins encoded by one window of Bacillus sp. DTU_2020_1000418_1_SI_GHA_SEK_038:
- the hfq gene encoding RNA chaperone Hfq — translation MKTSINIQDQFLNQLRKDNTNVTVFLLNGFQIRGQIKGFDNFTVLFESEGKQQLVYKHAISTFAPQRNVQIDMENQ, via the coding sequence ATGAAAACATCTATTAATATTCAAGACCAATTTTTAAACCAGCTTCGGAAGGACAATACAAATGTAACCGTGTTTTTATTAAACGGATTCCAAATTAGAGGCCAAATAAAAGGCTTTGATAATTTCACAGTTCTTTTTGAATCTGAAGGAAAGCAACAGCTTGTATATAAACATGCAATTTCTACATTCGCGCCTCAGCGCAATGTTCAAATCGATATGGAGAACCAATAA
- the spoVK gene encoding stage V sporulation protein K, translating to MDQPIRMKNNGQISIVLNSQNRKTLTKELPESQALPKVIPPEHTALKDIEEELGALVGMEEMKRMIKEIYAWIYVNKKREDAGLKAGKQALHMMFKGNPGTGKTTVARLIGKLFQKMNVLSKGHLIEAERADLVGEYIGHTAQKTRDLIKKALGGILFIDEAYSLGRGGEKDFGKEAIDTLVKHMEDKQHEFILILAGYSREMDYFLTLNPGLHSRFPLVIDFPDYSVAQLMEIGDRMLKDREYTLSHEAEKKLHDHLLWIKTHLNPVSFSNGRYIRNVIEKSIRAQAMRLLMQNSYDRHELVTIRSNDLVFEGD from the coding sequence TTGGACCAGCCAATTCGAATGAAGAATAATGGACAGATTAGCATTGTCCTTAATTCGCAAAATCGCAAAACCTTAACGAAAGAACTGCCTGAATCTCAAGCCTTACCTAAAGTAATTCCACCAGAGCATACGGCACTCAAAGATATTGAAGAAGAATTAGGTGCTCTTGTAGGAATGGAAGAAATGAAAAGAATGATAAAGGAAATTTATGCATGGATATATGTGAATAAAAAACGTGAAGATGCAGGCCTAAAGGCAGGAAAACAGGCACTTCATATGATGTTTAAAGGAAACCCTGGCACAGGTAAGACAACGGTTGCCAGATTAATCGGAAAGCTTTTTCAAAAAATGAATGTTTTATCAAAAGGACATTTAATTGAAGCAGAACGTGCGGATCTCGTTGGTGAATATATTGGCCATACAGCACAGAAGACGCGGGATTTGATCAAAAAAGCTTTAGGCGGGATCCTGTTTATTGATGAAGCTTATTCTCTTGGAAGAGGCGGAGAAAAGGATTTTGGAAAGGAAGCCATCGATACGCTGGTTAAACATATGGAAGATAAACAGCATGAATTTATTCTTATCCTTGCAGGCTATTCGAGGGAAATGGATTACTTTCTCACCTTAAATCCTGGATTGCATTCACGATTTCCATTAGTGATTGATTTTCCTGATTACTCCGTTGCTCAGCTCATGGAAATTGGGGACAGAATGTTAAAAGATCGGGAATATACGTTAAGCCATGAAGCGGAAAAAAAGCTGCATGACCATTTACTATGGATCAAAACTCATTTAAATCCGGTAAGCTTCTCAAATGGCAGGTATATTCGAAACGTCATAGAAAAGTCGATAAGAGCTCAGGCAATGAGGCTATTAATGCAGAATAGCTATGACAGGCATGAGCTAGTGACAATCCGGAGCAATGATTTAGTATTTGAAGGGGATTAA